The Acidimicrobiia bacterium genomic interval ACCCACATGCCGGATACCGAGGCCGATCAGGAGCCTGGCCAGATCGCGATTCCTGGCCTCGTCGATTCCGGCCATGAGTTTCCCGACTGAAAGGTCACCCCAACCCTCGCGGCCCAACAGGGCTTCGGGCTCTAGAAAGAAGATGTCGGCCGGATCGCTGATCAAGCCTTCGGAGATGAGCAGGTCGATGGTTTTGTAGCCCATGCCTTCGATATCCATGCCGCTCCGACCGACGAAATGCGCCAGCCATTCCCGCAGGCGGCTCGGACACTCCAGACCACCGGTGCACCTGGCGACCTTCTCGCCTTCCGGCAGGACGATCGGATTGCCGCAGAACGGGCAGTCGTCCGGCATATACCAGACCTTCTCAGCGCCGGTGCGGAGGGAAACCACCGGCCCGACGACCTCCGGGATAACCTCGCCTGCCCGGCGGACGATTACCTGATCACCAATCCTGACGTCCTTGCGATGAACCTCGTCCTCATTGTGAAGCGTTGCGTTGGTGACTGTGACCCCGCCTACGAATACCGGTTCGAGTACCGCAAACGGTGTGACCCGACCGGTCCGACCCACACCCACTTCGATGCCGCGCAGCCTCGTGATCTGTTCTTCCGGCGGGAACTTGTAGGCGATGGCCCAACGGGGTGCTTTGGCGGTGAACCCGAGCTGCGCTTGCTCATCGAGGCTGTCCACCTTGATGACCACACCGTCGGTCTGGTAGTCGAGATGATGACGGGCCCCCTCGGTTTCGACGACGTAGCGCTCGACGGCGGCCAGGTCGTCGACCGCCTGCGAGGCAGGATTGGTCCGGAACCCGAGCGCAGCCAGGTACTCCATCATCTCCCAGTGGCGGTCGAGAGACGGACCACCTTGAACGAATCCAAGCTGGTACACCCAGATCGAGAGGTCGCGCGAGGCGGTGACGGCGGGATCCTTCTGCCGGACGGACCCGGCTGCCGCGTTGCGGGGATTGGCGAACACCCTCTGACCCGCGTCGAGCTGGGCGGCGTTGAGGGCCTCGAAGGCATGAATCGGAAAGTAGATCTCCCCGCGGGCTTCGAGGATCTCGGGGGCATCTCCAAACAGGCGCAGCGGAACCGCCTCAATGGCCCGCACGTTGGCCGTTATGTCTTCACCCGTCGTACCGTCGCCCCGGGTCGCGGCGCGAACCAGGACTCCGTTCTCGTAGGTCAGCGAAACCGCCAGCCCGTCGATCTTGAGTTCGCAGACGTAGCCCGACGGGGCCCGACCGAGTTGCCGGGCGGCTCGGTCCTCCCACGCTTCGAGGTCCCCGGTCGACTCGGCGTTGTCGAGGGAGAACATCGGCTCCCTGTGCGTTACCGGCGCGAAGAGATCCGACGGGGTCGCACCGACCCGCTGAGTCGGCGAGTCGGGCGTGATCAACTCGGGGTGTTCGGCCTCGATTGCGATGAGT includes:
- the ligA gene encoding NAD-dependent DNA ligase LigA, which codes for MDDVTIEQLRDQVRYHAHRYYVLDEPEISDADYDALLHRLIAIEAEHPELITPDSPTQRVGATPSDLFAPVTHREPMFSLDNAESTGDLEAWEDRAARQLGRAPSGYVCELKIDGLAVSLTYENGVLVRAATRGDGTTGEDITANVRAIEAVPLRLFGDAPEILEARGEIYFPIHAFEALNAAQLDAGQRVFANPRNAAAGSVRQKDPAVTASRDLSIWVYQLGFVQGGPSLDRHWEMMEYLAALGFRTNPASQAVDDLAAVERYVVETEGARHHLDYQTDGVVIKVDSLDEQAQLGFTAKAPRWAIAYKFPPEEQITRLRGIEVGVGRTGRVTPFAVLEPVFVGGVTVTNATLHNEDEVHRKDVRIGDQVIVRRAGEVIPEVVGPVVSLRTGAEKVWYMPDDCPFCGNPIVLPEGEKVARCTGGLECPSRLREWLAHFVGRSGMDIEGMGYKTIDLLISEGLISDPADIFFLEPEALLGREGWGDLSVGKLMAGIDEARNRDLARLLIGLGIRHVGGSVARVLARTFRSIDALLAASEEEIAAVEGVGPTIARSVRDWATAPETAPLIAKFRAGGVRLAATEPEAATGDLLSGVTLVVTGTLAGFSRDEAKLAVEERGGKVTGSVSKKTTAVVAGDSPGGSKLTNAAELGVPIIDEGRFVLLLDQGPQTLGEGT